In Canis lupus dingo isolate Sandy chromosome 1, ASM325472v2, whole genome shotgun sequence, a single genomic region encodes these proteins:
- the LDHAL6B gene encoding L-lactate dehydrogenase A-like 6B, whose translation MSWVVRALRGSRRAGAARVNRLCPQRPAGLSPAGAWAVVPASNMATVRGELLKNLTSEEVVHHNKVSIIGTGSVGMACAISILLRGLTDELALVDVNEDKLKAEMMDLQHGSPFVKMPTIVSSRDYLVTANSSLVVITAGARQEKGETRLNLVQRNVAIFKLIISNIVQYSPHCKLIVVSNPVDVLTYVAWKLSEFPQNRIIGSGCNLDTARFRFLIGQKLGIHSDSCHGWVLGEHGDTSVPVWSGVNIAGVPLKDLNSDIGTEKDPEQWKNVHKDVIASAYEIIKMKGYTSWAIGLSVADLTESILKNLRRVHPVSTIIKGLYEINEEVFLSVPCVLGENGIADLIKIKLTPEEQARLKKSAKTLWEIQKELNL comes from the coding sequence ATGAGCTGGGTTGTGAGAGCCCTGCGGGGCAGCCGGAGAGCGGGCGCCGCGAGGGTGAACCGCCTGTGTCCCCAGCGGCCGGCCGGCCTCTCCCCCGCGGGCGCCTGGGCCGTGGTCCCCGCGTCCAACATGGCAACGGTCCGGGGCGAGCTTCTCAAGAATCTCACTTCCGAGGAGGTCGTTCATCACAACAAGGTCTCAATTATAGGAACCGGATCGGTTGGCATGGCCTGTGCTATCAGCATCCTGTTAAGGGGCTTGACCGATGAACTTGCCCTTGTGGATGTGAACGAGGACAAACTGAAGGCCGAGATGATGGATCTTCAGCATGGCAGCCCTTTTGTGAAAATGCCGACTATTGTGTCCAGCAGAGATTACCTTGTCACTGCCAACTCCAGCCTCGTGGTCATCACAGCAGGCGCACGCCAGGAAAAAGGGGAGACACGCCTTAATTTAGTCCAGCGAAATGTGGCCATCTTTAAGTTAATTATCTCCAATATTGTCCAGTATAGCCCTCACTGCAAGCTGATTGTTGTTTCCAACCCGGTGGATGTATTAACTTACGTGGCCTGGAAGTTGAGTGAATTTCCCCAGAACCGTATTATTGGAAGTGGTTGTAATCTGGACACTGCCCGCTTTCGTTTCTTGATTGGGCAGAAGCTTGGTATCCACTCTGACAGTTGTCACGGATGGGTCCTTGGAGAGCATGGAGACACCAGTGTTCCTGTGTGGAGTGGAGTGAACATCGCTGGGGTCCCTCTGAAGGATCTGAACTCAGATATAGGAACTGAAAAAGATCCTGAGCAGTGGAAAAATGTCCACAAAGATGTGATTGCTAGTGCCTATGAGATTATCAAAATGAAAGGTTATACTTCTTGGGCCATTGGCCTATCTGTAGCTGATTTAACAGAAAGTATTTTGAAGAATCTTAGAAGAGTGCATCCAGTTTCTACCATAATTAAGGGTCTCTATGAAATAAACGAAGAAGTATTCCTCAGTGTTCCATGTGTCTTGGGAGAGAATGGTATTGCCGACCTCATAAAGATAAAGCTGACCCCTGAAGAACAGGCTCGTCTGAAGAAGAGTGCAAAAACACTTTGGGAAATTCAGAAGGAGCTCAACCTATAA